One genomic window of Phoenix dactylifera cultivar Barhee BC4 chromosome 6, palm_55x_up_171113_PBpolish2nd_filt_p, whole genome shotgun sequence includes the following:
- the LOC103702790 gene encoding NAC domain-containing protein 92-like — protein MEQRAVDVREGQEHMDLPPGFRFHPTDEELITHYLSKKVMDANFNARAIGEVDLNKWEPWDLPWRAKMGEKEWYFFCVRDRKYPTGLRTNRATEAGYWKATGKDKEIYRGKSLVGMKKTLVFYRGRAPKGEKSNWVMHEYRLEGKYSVYNLPKTAKNEWVICRVFHKISSGKKAMGLVRVGSSFVDELGSSLLPPLMDAPFTSMNTSSASDLAHVTCFSSAMEGPKVHEELLAEYLNSPFLSASANPSEVPPPSLLLAKMSLPSSSHARQGASNLGGMQYSGGSLVQLLASDGYGLKQSFKAEREMLSVSQETGLTTDMNPEISSVVSNNDMGRQSFDRREVPSTSAGPLLINESLWNY, from the exons ATGGAACAAAGAGCTGTAGATGTTCGGGAGGGGCAGGAACACATGGACTTGCCACCTGGTTTCCGGTTCCACCCCACCGACGAGGAGCTCATCACTCACTACCTCTCCAAGAAGGTTATGGATGCCAACTTCAATGCAAGAGCCATCGGAGAGGTCGACTTGAACAAGTGGGAACCATGGGATTTGCCTT GGAGAGCAAAAATGGGAGAGAAGGAGTGGTACTTCTTCTGCGTGAGGGACAGGAAGTACCCAACTGGTTTGAGAACCAACAGGGCGACTGAGGCTGGCTACTGGAAAGCCACAGGGAAAGACAAGGAGATCTACAGAGGGAAGAGCCTTGTTGGGATGAAGAAGACCCTTGTCTTCTATAGAGGCAGGGCTCCAAAGGGGGAGAAGTCCAATTGGGTCATGCATGAATACAGACTGGAGGGGAAGTACTCTGTCTACAACCTCCCCAAAACAGCAAAG AATGAGTGGGTGATATGCAGGGTGTTCCACAAGATTTCAAGTGGGAAGAAAGCCATGGGGCTGGTGAGAGTGGGATCATCCTTCGTAGATGAATTGGGCTCGTCTCTTCTGCCACCATTGATGGATGCTCCCTTCACCAGCATGAACACCTCATCGGCATCAGACCTGGCTCACGTGACCTGCTTCTCCAGCGCAATGGAGGGCCCAAAAGTCCATGAAGAGCTGCTAGCGGAGTACCTCAACTCCCCTTTTCTCTCTGCCTCGGCCAACCCTTCAGAGGTGCCGCCACCCTCACTGCTTCTCGCCAAGATGTCGCTGCCAAGCTCATCGCACGCTCGCCAAGGGGCTTCGAACTTGGGAGGCATGCAGTATTCCGGTGGCAGTTTGGTGCAGTTGCTGGCGAGCGATGGGTATGGCCTGAAACAGAGCTTCAAGGCAGAGAGGGAGATGCTAAGTGTTTCACAGGAAACAGGGCTCACCACTGACATGAACCCTGAGATCTCTTCAGTTGTGTCTAACAATGACATGGGAAGGCAGTCTTTTGATAGACGAGAAGTCCCATCTACTTCAGCTGGGCCTCTACTCATTAACGAGTCTCTCTGGAACTACTGA